From the Nocardiopsis changdeensis genome, one window contains:
- a CDS encoding pseudouridine synthase — protein MGDIKSENQLSKAARERLNALRSEYDPKDEDRPDEARDSYTDVEGGIRLQKALAAAGVASRRASEEMIAAGRVSVDGEVVRRFGARVDPEKSEIRVDGMRVVTSPDKLYFALNKPRGVVSTMWDPEGRPTLADYTGQTEERIFHVGRLDTETEGLILLTNDGELSNRLTHPRYKVIKTYIAKVPGPVPHSVVKQLRAGVELEDGPVEIDSFRVVDNDGAKALVEIRLHEGRKHIVRRVMEAVGHPVADLARTQVGPIDLNTLKLGTMRALTPREVSELYKAAGL, from the coding sequence ATGGGCGACATCAAGAGCGAGAACCAGCTCTCCAAGGCCGCCCGCGAGCGCCTCAACGCGCTGCGTTCGGAGTACGACCCCAAGGACGAGGACCGTCCCGACGAGGCCCGCGACAGCTACACCGACGTCGAGGGCGGCATCCGCCTCCAGAAGGCCCTCGCCGCCGCCGGCGTCGCCAGCCGCCGCGCCAGCGAGGAGATGATCGCCGCGGGCCGCGTCAGCGTGGACGGCGAGGTCGTCCGCCGCTTCGGCGCCCGGGTGGACCCGGAGAAGTCCGAGATCCGCGTCGACGGCATGCGCGTCGTCACGTCCCCGGACAAGCTCTACTTCGCGCTCAACAAGCCGCGCGGCGTCGTGAGCACCATGTGGGACCCCGAGGGCCGCCCCACCCTGGCCGACTACACCGGCCAGACCGAGGAGCGGATCTTCCACGTCGGCCGGCTCGACACCGAGACCGAGGGCCTCATCCTGCTCACCAACGACGGCGAGCTGTCCAACCGGCTCACCCACCCGCGGTACAAGGTCATCAAGACCTACATCGCCAAGGTGCCCGGCCCCGTCCCGCACAGCGTGGTCAAGCAGCTGCGCGCGGGCGTGGAGCTGGAGGACGGCCCGGTCGAGATCGACTCCTTCCGCGTGGTCGACAACGACGGCGCGAAGGCGCTGGTGGAGATCCGCCTCCACGAGGGCCGCAAGCACATCGTGCGGCGCGTCATGGAGGCCGTCGGCCACCCGGTCGCGGACCTGGCCCGCACGCAGGTCGGCCCGATCGACCTGAACACCCTCAAGCTGGGCACGATGCGGGCGCTGACCCCGCGCGAGGTCAGCGAGCTCTACAAGGCCGCCGGGCTGTAG
- the scpB gene encoding SMC-Scp complex subunit ScpB yields the protein MTVEETAEVPPTLRRDLEAVMMVVDQPVSEYDLARALGVPVAVVSETLESLSREYTEQGRGFDLRAVADGWRVYTRPECADIVEHFLKEGQEVRLTQAALETMAVVAYRQPVSRGRVSAVRGVNCDGVMRTLVLRGLIEESGHDPESGALLYRTTSYFLERLGLRSLDELPDLAPFLPDDIEGLDDTGEHT from the coding sequence GTGACCGTGGAGGAGACCGCCGAGGTGCCGCCGACCCTGCGCCGCGACCTGGAGGCGGTGATGATGGTGGTGGACCAGCCGGTCTCGGAGTACGACCTGGCCCGCGCGCTGGGGGTGCCGGTGGCGGTGGTCTCCGAGACCCTCGAATCGCTGTCGCGGGAATACACCGAGCAGGGCAGGGGTTTCGACCTTCGGGCGGTGGCCGACGGCTGGCGCGTGTACACGCGGCCGGAGTGCGCCGACATCGTGGAGCACTTCCTCAAGGAGGGGCAGGAGGTGCGGCTGACCCAGGCCGCGCTGGAGACGATGGCGGTGGTGGCCTACCGCCAGCCGGTCTCCCGTGGCAGGGTCTCTGCGGTCCGCGGTGTCAACTGCGACGGCGTCATGCGTACCCTCGTACTGAGGGGGCTGATCGAAGAGTCCGGTCACGACCCGGAGTCCGGTGCCCTGCTGTACCGGACCACCTCCTATTTCCTGGAACGGCTCGGCCTGCGCAGCCTCGACGAGCTGCCGGATCTGGCACCGTTCCTGCCCGACGACATCGAAGGTCTAGACGACACCGGTGAGCACACCTAA
- a CDS encoding segregation and condensation protein A, protein MTGGPPDEAVEAGENAFLVHLDNFEGPFDLLLGLIAKHKLDITEVSLSKVTDEFIAHIRAHGEAWDLDQASNFLLVAATLLDLKAARLLPRGDVEDEEDLALLEARDLLFARLLQYRAYKEVAAFLRDRLGAQGRRYARAVPLEERFEALRPEVLFKLGPQEFAALAGMVFTPKEPPSVPVTHIHQPKTSVKEQGELMVAVLRERGSMTFAELAAECDGTFEVIARFLALLELYRAANVGFDQPEPLGELVVTWTGGEGEVEVDSEYDADPADAEKGEDE, encoded by the coding sequence ATGACGGGGGGACCTCCGGACGAGGCCGTGGAGGCGGGCGAGAACGCCTTCCTGGTGCACCTGGACAACTTCGAGGGGCCGTTCGACCTGCTGCTGGGGCTCATCGCCAAGCACAAGCTCGACATCACCGAGGTGTCGCTGTCGAAGGTCACCGACGAGTTCATCGCGCACATCCGCGCCCACGGGGAGGCCTGGGACCTGGACCAGGCCAGCAACTTCCTGCTCGTGGCCGCCACCCTGCTGGACCTGAAGGCGGCCCGGCTGCTCCCGCGCGGCGATGTGGAGGACGAGGAGGACCTCGCCCTGCTGGAGGCCCGCGACCTGCTGTTCGCCCGGCTGCTGCAGTACCGGGCGTACAAGGAGGTCGCGGCGTTCCTGCGCGACCGGCTGGGGGCGCAGGGCCGCCGGTACGCGCGCGCCGTGCCGTTGGAGGAGCGGTTCGAGGCGCTGCGCCCGGAGGTGCTGTTCAAGCTGGGGCCGCAGGAGTTCGCGGCGCTGGCCGGGATGGTGTTCACCCCCAAGGAGCCGCCGAGCGTCCCGGTCACCCACATCCACCAGCCCAAGACCTCCGTCAAGGAGCAGGGCGAGCTGATGGTGGCGGTGCTGCGCGAGCGGGGGAGCATGACGTTCGCGGAGCTGGCCGCCGAGTGCGACGGTACCTTCGAGGTCATCGCGCGGTTCCTGGCGCTGCTGGAGCTGTACCGGGCCGCGAACGTGGGCTTCGACCAGCCCGAGCCGCTCGGGGAGCTGGTCGTCACCTGGACCGGCGGCGAGGGCGAGGTCGAGGTGGACAGCGAGTACGACGCCGATCCGGCGGACGCGGAGAAGGGGGAGGACGAGTGA
- a CDS encoding ParA family protein, with product MNWSENDAAAHGAAVGEQELADPVTNPWGTTRNTGADLHASRPERTYPVPEPIDEHGPARIVALCNQKGGVGKTTTTINLGAAIAEYGRRVLLVDFDPQGALSVGLGRLDPRELDLTVYNLLMQRDVTVEDVLLKTDIDGLDLIPSNIDLSAAEVQLVGEVAREQMLGRALRPVIDDYDVVLIDCQPSLGLLTVNALTAADGVIVPLECEFFALRGVALLMDTIQKVQERLNERLVIDGFLGTMYDPRTLHAREVLSTIIDGFGDKVYGTVINRTVRFPDATVAGEPITRFDSSSAGANAYRELAKEVLARWPLSGRGA from the coding sequence GTGAACTGGTCGGAGAACGACGCCGCCGCGCACGGCGCGGCCGTCGGCGAGCAGGAACTCGCCGACCCGGTGACCAACCCCTGGGGCACGACACGCAACACGGGGGCCGATCTGCACGCGTCAAGACCTGAACGGACCTATCCGGTGCCAGAGCCCATCGACGAACACGGCCCGGCACGGATTGTAGCACTCTGTAACCAGAAGGGCGGGGTCGGCAAGACCACCACCACCATCAACCTCGGCGCCGCCATCGCCGAGTACGGCAGACGGGTGCTGCTGGTCGACTTCGACCCGCAGGGAGCCCTGTCGGTCGGGCTTGGCCGGCTCGACCCGCGCGAGCTGGACCTGACCGTCTACAACCTGCTCATGCAGCGGGACGTGACGGTCGAGGACGTCCTGCTCAAGACGGACATCGACGGCCTGGACCTGATCCCGAGCAACATCGACCTGTCCGCCGCCGAGGTGCAGCTGGTCGGCGAGGTGGCCCGCGAGCAGATGCTCGGCCGGGCGCTGCGACCGGTGATCGACGACTACGACGTCGTCCTCATCGACTGCCAGCCCTCGCTGGGCCTGCTCACCGTCAACGCCCTCACCGCCGCCGACGGCGTCATCGTGCCGCTGGAGTGCGAGTTCTTCGCGCTGCGCGGTGTGGCCCTGCTCATGGACACCATCCAGAAGGTCCAGGAGCGGCTCAACGAGCGCCTCGTCATCGACGGCTTCCTGGGCACGATGTACGACCCGCGCACACTCCACGCCCGCGAGGTCCTGTCCACCATCATCGACGGCTTCGGCGACAAGGTCTACGGCACGGTCATCAACCGCACCGTGCGCTTCCCGGACGCCACCGTGGCGGGCGAGCCCATCACCAGGTTCGACTCCTCCTCGGCCGGCGCCAACGCCTACCGGGAACTGGCCAAGGAGGTGCTGGCGAGGTGGCCTCTCAGCGGTCGCGGCGCGTGA
- a CDS encoding tyrosine recombinase codes for MTGAGGPSGVERVCAAFLDHLSAERALADNTLAAYRADLRRYREYLAAAGVDSVDLVTPAVAGSFVRALREGGDGRAPLAAASAARTLAAVRGLHRFAVREGRAAADPTADLAPPATPMRLPKAVPVETVERLLAAAGPVEAPVAAGDRAALLALRDRALLELLYGTGARISEAVGADVDDVADAVGLDAPVPEDHVGLVRITGKGGKERMVPVGSHARRALAAYLTRARPVLARAGRGRGGPALFLNARGGRLTRQGAWGVLGAVAERAGVTGVSPHTLRHSFATHLLDGGADIRVVQELLGHSSVTTTQVYTLVTVDRLREVYAASHPRAHRRGGSDLRESPQG; via the coding sequence GTGACGGGCGCGGGCGGCCCCTCCGGGGTGGAGCGGGTGTGCGCGGCGTTCCTGGACCACCTGAGCGCCGAGCGGGCGCTGGCCGACAACACGCTGGCGGCCTACCGCGCCGACCTGCGCCGGTACCGGGAGTACCTGGCCGCGGCGGGGGTGGACTCGGTCGACCTGGTCACCCCCGCCGTGGCGGGCTCCTTCGTGCGGGCCCTGCGCGAGGGCGGGGACGGGCGGGCGCCGCTGGCGGCGGCGTCGGCGGCGCGCACCCTGGCCGCCGTGCGCGGCCTGCACCGGTTCGCGGTCCGCGAGGGGCGGGCCGCCGCCGACCCCACCGCCGACCTGGCCCCGCCCGCCACCCCGATGCGGCTGCCCAAGGCGGTCCCGGTGGAGACGGTCGAGCGCCTGCTGGCGGCCGCCGGACCGGTGGAGGCCCCCGTCGCCGCCGGCGACCGGGCCGCCCTACTGGCGCTGCGCGACCGGGCCCTGCTGGAGCTGCTGTACGGGACCGGCGCGCGCATCTCCGAGGCGGTCGGCGCCGACGTGGACGACGTGGCCGACGCCGTCGGCCTGGACGCCCCCGTGCCCGAGGACCACGTAGGGCTGGTGCGGATCACCGGCAAGGGCGGCAAGGAGCGGATGGTCCCGGTGGGCTCCCACGCCCGGCGGGCGCTGGCCGCCTACCTGACGCGGGCCCGGCCGGTGCTGGCCCGCGCCGGGCGCGGCCGGGGCGGCCCGGCGCTGTTCCTCAACGCCCGCGGCGGCAGGCTCACCCGGCAGGGCGCCTGGGGCGTGCTGGGGGCGGTGGCCGAACGCGCGGGGGTGACGGGGGTGTCCCCGCACACCCTGCGGCACTCCTTCGCCACCCACCTGCTCGACGGCGGTGCGGACATCCGGGTCGTGCAGGAGCTCCTGGGGCACAGTTCGGTCACCACTACACAGGTCTACACACTTGTGACAGTCGACCGGCTGCGCGAGGTCTACGCGGCCAGCCATCCGCGCGCGCACCGCCGCGGCGGCTCCGACCTGCGGGAAAGCCCCCAGGGGTAG
- a CDS encoding NUDIX domain-containing protein, which yields MSHTRPAGTDNTGADAKIADAPASWPVERSEDRFRSRLVGMRTDWVRMPGPGGRGTSLAARDYMEHPGAAAALALDDAGRVLLQRQYRHATRHTLWELPAGIIDGEGEGPLATARRELVEEAGLRADTWHELADFFPSPGFSNERIHVFLARGLSEVPAEEIDFERQHEEADLVAEWVPLDEAVGLALAGRLHNGATVIGVLAAHAASREGFTGLREPAEP from the coding sequence ATGAGTCACACCCGCCCGGCCGGAACCGACAACACGGGGGCGGACGCGAAGATCGCGGACGCCCCCGCGTCGTGGCCGGTGGAGCGGTCCGAGGACCGCTTCCGCTCCCGCCTGGTGGGCATGCGCACCGACTGGGTGCGGATGCCCGGCCCGGGCGGCCGCGGTACGAGCCTCGCCGCCCGCGACTACATGGAGCACCCGGGGGCCGCGGCCGCGCTGGCCCTGGACGACGCTGGCCGGGTGCTGCTGCAGCGCCAGTACCGGCACGCCACCCGGCACACGCTGTGGGAGCTGCCCGCCGGGATCATCGACGGCGAGGGCGAGGGTCCGCTGGCCACCGCCCGCCGCGAGCTGGTGGAGGAGGCGGGGCTGCGCGCCGACACCTGGCACGAGCTCGCCGACTTCTTCCCCAGCCCCGGCTTCTCCAACGAGCGCATTCACGTATTCCTGGCCCGCGGGCTGTCGGAGGTGCCGGCCGAGGAGATCGACTTCGAGCGCCAGCACGAGGAGGCCGACCTGGTCGCCGAGTGGGTGCCGCTGGACGAGGCGGTGGGCCTGGCCCTGGCCGGGCGGCTGCACAACGGGGCGACGGTGATCGGCGTCCTGGCCGCGCACGCCGCCTCCCGCGAGGGCTTCACCGGCCTGCGCGAGCCCGCCGAGCCGTGA
- a CDS encoding CTP synthase, whose amino-acid sequence MASAASTKHLFVTGGVASSLGKGLTASSLGRLLKSRGLRVTMQKLDPYLNVDPGTMNPFQHGEVFVTDDGAETDLDVGHYERFLDTELSATANVTTGQIYSSVIAKERQGAYLGDTVQVIPHITNEIKSRIYAMDDPEVDIVITEIGGTVGDIESQPFLEAVRQIRHEIGRDNCFFLHVSLIPFLGPSGEMKTKPTQHSVAALRSIGIQPDAIVCRSDRPITQSLKAKISLMCDVDEAGVVSTPDAPSIYDIPKVLHREGLDAYVVRRLGMPFRDVDWTEWDSLLRRVHQPDHEVTIAMVGKYIDLPDAYLSVSEALRAGGFATDTRVNIRWVASDNCASPSGAAAELDGVDGILIPGGFGVRGIEGKIGAIRYARENRVPLLGICLGLQAIVIEYARNVLGLEGANSTEFDDKAVDPVIATMADQEDVVSGERDMGGTMRLGLYPADLGEGTLARDLYGGQAQASERHRHRFEVNNAYRPKLEEAGLVFSGLSPDGKLVEYVELPRDVHPFYIATQAHPELRSRPTKANPMFRGLIAAALENKKS is encoded by the coding sequence TTGGCATCCGCCGCGAGTACCAAGCACCTTTTCGTTACTGGCGGCGTCGCCTCCAGTCTGGGCAAAGGCCTCACCGCTTCGAGCCTCGGCCGGCTCCTGAAGTCGCGCGGGCTGCGGGTCACCATGCAGAAGCTGGACCCGTACCTCAACGTGGACCCCGGCACGATGAACCCGTTCCAGCACGGCGAGGTGTTCGTCACCGACGACGGCGCCGAGACCGACCTGGACGTGGGCCACTACGAGCGCTTCCTCGACACCGAGTTGTCGGCGACCGCGAACGTCACCACCGGGCAGATCTACTCCAGCGTCATCGCCAAGGAGCGGCAGGGCGCCTACCTCGGCGACACCGTGCAGGTCATCCCGCACATCACCAACGAGATCAAGTCGCGCATCTACGCGATGGACGACCCCGAGGTCGACATCGTCATCACCGAGATCGGCGGCACGGTCGGCGACATCGAGTCGCAGCCGTTCCTGGAGGCGGTCCGCCAGATCCGGCACGAGATCGGCCGCGACAACTGCTTCTTCCTGCACGTCTCGCTGATCCCCTTCCTGGGCCCCTCGGGCGAGATGAAGACCAAGCCGACCCAGCACTCGGTCGCCGCCCTGCGCAGCATCGGCATCCAGCCCGACGCCATCGTGTGCCGCTCGGACCGGCCCATCACCCAGAGCCTGAAGGCCAAGATCAGCCTCATGTGCGACGTGGACGAGGCAGGCGTGGTCTCCACCCCCGACGCCCCGTCCATTTACGACATCCCCAAGGTCCTGCACCGCGAGGGCCTGGACGCCTACGTCGTGCGCCGCCTGGGCATGCCGTTCCGCGACGTGGACTGGACCGAGTGGGACTCGCTGCTGCGCCGCGTGCACCAGCCCGACCACGAGGTCACCATCGCCATGGTCGGCAAGTACATCGACCTGCCCGACGCCTACCTGTCGGTCTCCGAGGCGCTGCGCGCCGGCGGGTTCGCCACCGACACCCGGGTGAACATCCGCTGGGTCGCCAGCGACAACTGCGCCAGCCCCTCGGGCGCGGCCGCCGAGCTGGACGGCGTCGACGGCATCCTCATCCCCGGCGGGTTCGGCGTGCGCGGCATCGAGGGCAAGATCGGCGCCATCCGCTACGCCCGCGAGAACCGCGTCCCGCTGCTGGGCATCTGCCTGGGCCTGCAGGCGATCGTCATCGAGTACGCGCGCAACGTGCTGGGCCTGGAGGGCGCCAACAGCACCGAGTTCGACGACAAGGCCGTCGACCCGGTCATCGCCACCATGGCCGACCAGGAGGACGTGGTCTCGGGCGAGCGCGACATGGGCGGCACCATGCGGCTGGGCCTGTACCCCGCCGACCTGGGCGAGGGCACCCTGGCGCGCGACCTGTACGGGGGCCAGGCGCAGGCGTCCGAGCGCCACCGCCACCGGTTCGAGGTCAACAACGCCTACCGGCCCAAGCTGGAGGAGGCGGGTCTGGTGTTCTCCGGGCTGTCCCCGGATGGCAAGCTGGTGGAGTACGTCGAGCTGCCCCGGGACGTCCACCCGTTCTACATCGCCACGCAGGCGCACCCGGAACTGCGTTCCCGGCCGACCAAGGCCAACCCGATGTTCCGCGGTCTGATCGCGGCGGCCTTGGAGAACAAGAAGTCCTGA
- a CDS encoding hydroxymethylglutaryl-CoA lyase: MTVDDRGPAGGEHVEIVEVGPRDGLQNEAKVLSVEDRIAMIDRAADAGLRRIEAVSFVNPKRVPQMAGAEEIMKGVRRAPGVSHIGLVLNRRGLDRALEAAVSEVNVAVPATDGFCVRNQGTTVDGMLDALADIDRALEGTGVPLSVTVSTAFGCPFDGEVSTERVVEVVRRVADTSAVEIALADTIGVGVPRQVTELVGAVAAVAGGRTLRCHFHNTRNTGYANAWAAAEAGVRVLDSSVGGFGGCPFAPAATGNIATEDLLYLLHRSGLHTGVSLSAAAALGDWTGERLDKAPPAYLGRAGDFPA, translated from the coding sequence ATGACCGTGGACGACCGGGGGCCGGCGGGCGGCGAGCACGTCGAGATCGTCGAGGTGGGGCCGCGCGACGGGCTGCAGAACGAGGCGAAGGTGCTCTCGGTCGAGGACCGGATCGCGATGATCGACCGGGCCGCCGACGCGGGACTGCGCCGTATCGAGGCCGTCAGCTTCGTCAACCCCAAGAGGGTCCCGCAGATGGCCGGGGCCGAGGAGATCATGAAGGGCGTGCGTCGCGCCCCGGGCGTCTCCCACATCGGGCTGGTCCTCAACCGGCGCGGCCTGGACCGGGCGCTCGAGGCCGCGGTGTCGGAGGTGAACGTCGCGGTGCCCGCCACCGACGGGTTCTGCGTGCGCAACCAGGGCACCACCGTCGACGGGATGCTCGACGCGCTGGCCGACATCGACCGGGCCCTGGAGGGCACCGGCGTCCCGCTGAGCGTCACCGTGTCGACGGCGTTCGGCTGCCCCTTCGACGGGGAGGTGTCCACGGAACGGGTGGTGGAGGTGGTGCGGCGCGTCGCCGACACCTCGGCGGTGGAGATCGCGCTGGCCGACACCATCGGCGTGGGCGTGCCCCGCCAGGTCACCGAACTCGTGGGGGCGGTGGCCGCCGTCGCCGGCGGGCGCACGCTGCGCTGCCACTTCCACAACACCCGCAACACCGGCTACGCCAACGCCTGGGCGGCGGCGGAGGCCGGGGTGCGGGTGCTGGACTCCAGCGTGGGCGGGTTCGGGGGCTGCCCGTTCGCGCCCGCCGCGACCGGCAACATCGCCACCGAGGACCTGCTGTACCTGCTGCACCGCAGCGGCCTGCACACGGGCGTGAGCCTGTCGGCGGCCGCCGCCCTGGGCGACTGGACGGGCGAGCGCCTGGACAAGGCGCCCCCGGCCTACCTGGGCCGCGCCGGGGACTTCCCCGCCTGA
- a CDS encoding GNAT family N-acetyltransferase: MSGYVARVRHDESPGGDAGLDPLVRSAAQRWAAADPLLPEPVSFAADSYPLLTVSDEDGRTVAAGAMHYTWYQPGEVGRIWGVPDQHWLTPIVGGPEPSRALDSLLTSWRDQLEDLPTGTGSESAALVSWPARDVCGIIPLQRHGLQPYTVLAARQRRRGVPPSLPPRDVTIRLADRSDLTQVVGLLMEEHRYEQHFGGVFLQPDTAEQTRKVAARALERDRSWIWLAERRGRAVGLLWVSPPERSRWAKSLVKARPIAHIGYGVVTAAERGNGIGTALVGQAHQALDSHGVGVSVLNYAAMNPLSGPFWHRMGYRPVWTTWEIRPALALR; this comes from the coding sequence ATGAGCGGTTATGTCGCCCGGGTGCGACATGATGAGTCGCCCGGAGGCGATGCGGGCCTCGACCCGCTGGTGCGGTCCGCCGCCCAGCGCTGGGCGGCCGCGGACCCCCTGCTGCCCGAACCGGTGAGCTTCGCCGCCGACTCCTACCCCCTGCTGACCGTCAGCGACGAGGACGGCCGCACGGTCGCGGCGGGCGCCATGCACTACACCTGGTACCAGCCCGGCGAGGTCGGCCGGATCTGGGGCGTGCCCGACCAGCACTGGCTGACCCCCATCGTCGGCGGCCCCGAGCCCTCCCGCGCCCTGGACTCGCTGCTCACCAGCTGGCGCGACCAGCTGGAGGACCTGCCCACCGGCACCGGCTCGGAGTCGGCCGCCCTGGTGAGCTGGCCCGCCCGCGACGTCTGCGGCATCATCCCGCTCCAGCGCCACGGCCTGCAGCCCTACACCGTGCTCGCCGCGCGCCAGCGCCGCCGCGGCGTGCCACCGTCGCTGCCGCCGCGCGACGTCACCATCCGCCTGGCCGACCGCAGCGACCTCACCCAGGTGGTGGGCCTCCTCATGGAGGAGCACCGCTACGAGCAGCACTTCGGCGGCGTCTTCCTCCAGCCCGACACCGCCGAGCAGACCCGCAAGGTGGCCGCCCGCGCCCTGGAGCGGGACCGCTCCTGGATCTGGCTGGCCGAGCGGCGCGGCCGCGCCGTGGGCCTGCTGTGGGTGTCCCCGCCCGAGCGGTCCCGCTGGGCCAAGTCCCTGGTCAAGGCGCGCCCGATCGCGCACATCGGCTACGGCGTGGTCACCGCCGCCGAACGCGGCAACGGCATCGGCACCGCCCTGGTCGGCCAGGCCCACCAGGCCCTGGACAGCCACGGGGTGGGCGTCTCGGTGCTCAACTACGCCGCCATGAACCCGCTGTCGGGCCCGTTCTGGCACCGCATGGGCTACCGCCCGGTCTGGACGACCTGGGAGATCCGCCCCGCCCTCGCCCTGCGCTGA
- a CDS encoding DUF3060 domain-containing protein — translation MRARLQVVAGGAVLLGTMLTGCGLAFGREQIEGPDLPPGSDAVTIPEENVDAHDVLIVVDDGSEIHEECEGREVVVSADDAVVVLDGSCGVVRATGRGSTVDVGSADKIVLVGVDNTISFAGGEPTIVNQGRNTTVAEGGVAQE, via the coding sequence ATGAGGGCTCGACTCCAGGTGGTCGCCGGCGGCGCCGTGCTGCTGGGCACCATGCTGACCGGGTGCGGCCTGGCCTTCGGCCGCGAGCAGATCGAGGGCCCCGACCTGCCGCCCGGGTCCGACGCCGTCACGATCCCCGAGGAGAACGTCGACGCCCACGACGTGCTCATCGTCGTGGACGACGGCTCCGAGATCCACGAGGAGTGCGAGGGGCGCGAGGTCGTGGTCTCGGCCGACGACGCCGTCGTGGTGCTCGACGGGTCCTGCGGCGTGGTCCGCGCCACCGGCCGCGGCTCCACCGTCGACGTGGGCTCGGCCGACAAGATCGTGCTGGTCGGAGTGGACAACACCATCTCCTTCGCGGGCGGCGAGCCCACGATCGTCAACCAGGGCCGCAACACCACCGTCGCCGAGGGCGGGGTCGCCCAGGAGTGA